The genomic segment GCCGTGGCAATCAACCTTTTCGGTTGGCGATTAGAGacggttgtttcttttttttcagccaAACGCCATTGTATGTAACATCCAAACGGggaaaaatgaatagaaataaTCCCCATCAGCTGATCAGAGTcttgaaaacatttgaaagtgGGCAGCGGATGCCCGTTTAAGGGATAAACGACGATGAGCTAATCTCTTGTCTATTAGgattgtataataataattgccgCCTGTGTGTGAGGCCCTACCTGAGAATTTTGGGCGAAAGTGGGCGAATGCCTGTGGGCGTCGTCATCGATGACGACGGCAGAGTCGCTGTCGTCGAGACTTTCATCTCCCTGCTCCCGGCCGAGAACCCGCACTTGAAGTTGAGTTGTCGAAGGATTCGTCACCGTCGAAGGTGACGGGCGACAACTGTTGCTGGATGACTCATCTTGGCTGGTCTTGTCAGAGTTcacctcttcttcctcccgaTCGCTATTGCTCTCCGCCGATGGAGTCAGCGGAAGAGACTGCGGCCGGATGCTACTAGGAGCGGATGatgccggctgctgctgctggttgctgGATGCCGATGACGGGGCGCAATTTCGGCACCGTTCCAACTCGCGCTCAAGTGAACGAATCGTCTCCTGCTGACCGCTGATGATCCGGTCGCGTTGGTTCAACAACCCATCAATCTTCCCCTGCTTTGCGCGTAGATTGGCTTCCAGGAGGAGGAGTTGCGAGGTCAACAACCGCATCTGTTCCTCCCGTGCAGAGTGCAGTCCGAACAGCGCTTCGTTCtacatcacaaaaaaaaagccaaatggGCGACCGTCATTTATTAGCTGCTGAGGTCattacaaataagaaaagaaaaaacacattcGAGTCGCTTGTTGTTGACTCgttgcctttttgtttttcatggcgatatctttttttgttaaaacgttaaaaaaagggactaAAAATCAACTGCTGCTAGTAGTCCAACCTGTTGTTTGAGTCTTTGTTTCCAGGCTTGGAGGAGGTGACCTTGCGCCGTGTTGCGTTCGGTTAGCCGGGCAATAATCTGTCGCGCCTCTTCTACGCTGGAGATAACCGGCGCGGCGGTAGAGCGTTTCTGccgcggcggcggcggcggcggcggcagctcCAATCTCGTCGAGTCCATCCAAACGACAGCCGTGGCGGCCACTGTGGCGGCAGCCACTCGAACAGCCGACGCTTCCCGGATAGGACTCTGcgaaaataaccaaataaataagtacatatttctattttatggCGAGCGagcgagaagaagagataaaTGAAATTGACAAGGCGAACCAAATGAGCCAAGACAATAATTTTGAACAGGCCAGAgaacgcgcgcgcgcgcgggCCCCATTATTCAAACACAACTCAATTTTCCCGTGAGCGCCAACCGAACAAATGCGCAAAGAAGCCCGCGCGCCGTTGGCTGTGATGCAATAGGAGAGCACCAGCCACATACATATTGATAAGAAAAGGGTTTCCCATAtttgtagaagaaaaaataccaaCATTTTCTAGAGAAGACTagcaagtaaaataaatagaaacgcatttttctttttctttgagcGCAAGTCAGGAAGAACATTTGAATAGCGCGCCTTTTGGGATTGAATCGAAATTTATTCTTTCCTCTTGAGTCAATTCAAGGTGAACAGTCACAGAAGCCAGCAGGTATaaaaagaagttttcctgAGGCAGAAACAACCACATGGCCAGCATCAaatatacgtgtgtgtgtgtgtgtctacaatACACAATAAAGCATcaggatcttcttctttttattttacgatttTTGTCTGT from the Daphnia pulex isolate KAP4 chromosome 1, ASM2113471v1 genome contains:
- the LOC124199454 gene encoding uncharacterized protein LOC124199454 isoform X4; translation: MDSTRLELPPPPPPPRQKRSTAAPVISSVEEARQIIARLTERNTAQGHLLQAWKQRLKQQNEALFGLHSAREEQMRLLTSQLLLLEANLRAKQGKIDGLLNQRDRIISGQQETIRSLERELERCRNCAPSSASSNQQQQPASSAPSSIRPQSLPLTPSAESNSDREEEEVNSDKTSQDESSSNSCRPSPSTVTNPSTTQLQVRVLGREQGDESLDDSDSAVVIDDDAHRHSPTFAQNSQVRIIRSISDVVDSSRACLTIFRETSQHSTQPGILKSTRLVRNHQRRVMFLQPEEEKEEDGGIDEEEEEDLEDSIGSSGSGSSSDDSPFNKRGHKTFLRGSFERMPVNQDSTGSRGSGLSSSSFSLRAANCSNHRSVTRPRDVKFKKNNKCPWNKSSTSLDECSPSTPSASQEFQISCSHQV
- the LOC124199454 gene encoding uncharacterized protein LOC124199454 isoform X1; this translates as MSSMKNRTTERSKPSTATIIKMTDWSPIREASAVRVAAATVAATAVVWMDSTRLELPPPPPPPRQKRSTAAPVISSVEEARQIIARLTERNTAQGHLLQAWKQRLKQQNEALFGLHSAREEQMRLLTSQLLLLEANLRAKQGKIDGLLNQRDRIISGQQETIRSLERELERCRNCAPSSASSNQQQQPASSAPSSIRPQSLPLTPSAESNSDREEEEVNSDKTSQDESSSNSCRPSPSTVTNPSTTQLQVRVLGREQGDESLDDSDSAVVIDDDAHRHSPTFAQNSQQVRIIRSISDVVDSSRACLTIFRETSQHSTQPGILKSTRLVRNHQRRVMFLQPEEEKEEDGGIDEEEEEDLEDSIGSSGSGSSSDDSPFNKRGHKTFLRGSFERMPVNQDSTGSRGSGLSSSSFSLRAANCSNHRSVTRPRDVKFKKNNKCPWNKSSTSLDECSPSTPSASQEFQISCSHQV
- the LOC124199454 gene encoding uncharacterized protein LOC124199454 isoform X3, encoding MDSTRLELPPPPPPPRQKRSTAAPVISSVEEARQIIARLTERNTAQGHLLQAWKQRLKQQNEALFGLHSAREEQMRLLTSQLLLLEANLRAKQGKIDGLLNQRDRIISGQQETIRSLERELERCRNCAPSSASSNQQQQPASSAPSSIRPQSLPLTPSAESNSDREEEEVNSDKTSQDESSSNSCRPSPSTVTNPSTTQLQVRVLGREQGDESLDDSDSAVVIDDDAHRHSPTFAQNSQQVRIIRSISDVVDSSRACLTIFRETSQHSTQPGILKSTRLVRNHQRRVMFLQPEEEKEEDGGIDEEEEEDLEDSIGSSGSGSSSDDSPFNKRGHKTFLRGSFERMPVNQDSTGSRGSGLSSSSFSLRAANCSNHRSVTRPRDVKFKKNNKCPWNKSSTSLDECSPSTPSASQEFQISCSHQV
- the LOC124199454 gene encoding uncharacterized protein LOC124199454 isoform X2; the encoded protein is MSSMKNRTTERSKPSTATIIKMTDWSPIREASAVRVAAATVAATAVVWMDSTRLELPPPPPPPRQKRSTAAPVISSVEEARQIIARLTERNTAQGHLLQAWKQRLKQQNEALFGLHSAREEQMRLLTSQLLLLEANLRAKQGKIDGLLNQRDRIISGQQETIRSLERELERCRNCAPSSASSNQQQQPASSAPSSIRPQSLPLTPSAESNSDREEEEVNSDKTSQDESSSNSCRPSPSTVTNPSTTQLQVRVLGREQGDESLDDSDSAVVIDDDAHRHSPTFAQNSQVRIIRSISDVVDSSRACLTIFRETSQHSTQPGILKSTRLVRNHQRRVMFLQPEEEKEEDGGIDEEEEEDLEDSIGSSGSGSSSDDSPFNKRGHKTFLRGSFERMPVNQDSTGSRGSGLSSSSFSLRAANCSNHRSVTRPRDVKFKKNNKCPWNKSSTSLDECSPSTPSASQEFQISCSHQV